ATAAAGGCGTTTTGGCGGCTTATGCCAGTGATGGCGAGCGGGAGCATCCGACGTTTTGTTTGCTGTCCACGCAACTAGCCCCAGTACTTGCGGATTATTTGCAACGCGGTGAGCGTCGGATGTTAACGTTTATGCAGCAGCAGGGCGCGGTGGTAGTGGATTTTAGCGAGCAAAAATCCGCCTTTCGTAATATGAATAACCTCGAGGATTTGCAAAACTAAGGCAAAATCTGTTGGTTACGGTGGTTTTTGGCTAATTTTGTGCAAAAAAGCAACGATTTTACGCAAGAATTCCGCCGCGTGGCTTGGATAAAGACGGGTTAGTCAGTATAATGGCTCAATTCACGCTTAAACTGGGAGCCTATATGTTGAAAAAACTTTCCGTTATTCTGATGGCAAGCACCTTAGCAGCTTGTTCAATGAATTCTGTGACCTCTTATATTCCATTTATGAACGACAAAAAACCGGTCATTAATCTAAGCGAAAATAAAATCGATCAGAAATCTTATGCTACCGCTTATGAAGCGACGATTGCCACATTCAAAGGGCGAGTAACTGCGGAATATGATGTTAATTCCTTTGCCAGCGGCGCGAATGACTGGTATTTAGGACGCATTTTAGTCCCAATCGATCAAATAAAAGCCAATCTTTACAACGGTGGCGGACATGACAGCAATGTTTACGCGTATTATAGCGGTGTGCTGTTTGCGTCGGATTTACAAGGTAATTTTAACAAGCTTAGCCCATCTTGCTGGGCGCAAGTGGATAAATCAAGTGCCACTCAAGGGATTTATGACGCCATGTTAGATTTGCAAAAAGACAAAGTGCGCTCAGAAAATGATGAATATATTGTACAAGGCAGCGAGCAGATTTTAGCGCTTTGTACCGGAAAATAAGTAAGGAAGCTGCGAATAATGAAATATTGTCGCAGCTTTCTCTTTATCTTTGTGCTGAAAGGTTTTAGCTTTCGATTTCAGTCAATGTAAAACTATCGAAACCTCAAAATAAGGAGCAAGAATGTTTAATTTACCCGAAACTAACATTCATTTATCAGCCCAAGCTGACAACAAACAGCAAGCGATTGAATTAGCAGCGAATGCACTGGAGCAAGCTGGTTATGTGGAGAGCGGTTATTTACAAGGAATGTTAGAGCGCGAACAGCAAACCTCAACATTTTTAGGCAACGGAATTGCCATTCCGCACGGGACATTAGAAACCCGCGCGATGGTAAAACAAACCGGTGTACAGATTTTTCAATTTCCGCAAGGCATTGAATGGGGCGAGGGCAATATTGCCTATGTGGTGATCGGCATTGCTGCCCGTTCCGACGAACATTTGGCATTATTGCGCCAGTTAACGCACGTTTTAGGCGATGAAGAAACCGCAGAAAAATTAGCCAAGTTGCAAGATGTGAAACAATTTCATGCAATTTTGATGGGCGAGCAGGAATATCGGATGTCGGCAGACTTATTGAGTTTAGCGGTGGACAGCGAAAGTTTATTGACCTTAACCGCGATTAATGCCGGAAAATTACAACAGCAAAGTGCGGTCAATCATCAATTTGTTTCCGAAGTGATTGCCACGCCGGCGTTGCCTTTGGGCGGCGGTTTATGGGTGACGGATGCGGTTGTCGGCAATGAAAAAAATGCGGTGGCGTTTAGCCGCGCGAAAAAAGCGTTCCAAAATAACGGAAAAACCGTGCACGCGGTATTAACTATCGCGGCGATTAATGATCAAATTAATCCGTTATTGGCACGACTGTTGGAACCACAAGTGCAGCAAACCTTGCTACAAGGCAACGCAACGCAAATTGTCAGCGCCTTAAACGGGGAAGCACCGGCGCAAGCGGTTAACGAAGCTGCGGCACCGGTTGAGGCAAATCAAACAAATTCAGCGGCAGTTGGACGTGTGGTCGGTACCTTTACCGTACGCAATGAACATGGCTTACACGCCCGTCCGAGTGCGGTTTTAGTGAATGAAGTGAAAAAATTTACCGCGAAAATTACCGTACAAAATCTGACCCGCGGTAGCGACGCGGTGAGCGCGAAAAGTTTAATGAAAATCGTGGCGTTAGGCGTAACGCAAGGTCATCGCTTGCGTTTTGTTGCCGAGGGCGAAGATGCACAAGCAGCAATTGAAGCCTTGGGTAAAGTGATCGCGGAAGGGTTAGGCGAAAGCGTTTCCGCCTTGCCGCCGCAAGAAGCGGATAGCATTGAGGTGATTGGCGTGCCAACAGCGCCGGCGGCGGAAAAAAGTGCGGTAGAAAATTCGGCAGAAAACGCCACTGGCACGGAAAATTCCGTGGAGGGCATTTTTGTCATTCAAAATGAACATGGTTTACATGCTCGCCCAAGCGCGATTTTAGTGAATGAAGTGAAAAAATATAACGCGGCAGTGACGGTACAAAATCTCGATCGCGACAGTCAACCGGTGAGCGCAAAAAGTTTGATGAAAATCGTCGCATTGGGGACAGTCAAAGGACACCGTTTGCGTTTTGTTGCCACCGGCGAACAAGCGCAACAAGCAATTGACGGTATTGGCGCGGTGATCGCAGCAGGGTTAGGCGAATAAGGAGAAAAAATGGCGAATGTAGCAACCATCACCTTAAACACCGCCTATGATTTGGTCGGGCGCTTAAAACGTATTGAGTTGGGCGAAGTGAACACCGTCGAAACCCTCGGGCTTTTTCCTGCGGGCAAGGGCATTAACGTCGCAAAAGTATTAAAAAATTTAGACATTGATGTGGCAGTTGGCGGATTTTTGGGGCAAGACAATGTGGGCGATTTTGAAGCAATGTTCCACAAACAAGGCTTGATCGATAAATTTCAACGCGTTGCTGGCAAAACGCGCATTAACGTTAAAATCACTGAAACGGAAGCGGATGTTACTGATTTAAACTTTTTAGGT
This sequence is a window from [Pasteurella] mairii. Protein-coding genes within it:
- the fruB gene encoding multiphosphoryl transfer protein codes for the protein MFNLPETNIHLSAQADNKQQAIELAANALEQAGYVESGYLQGMLEREQQTSTFLGNGIAIPHGTLETRAMVKQTGVQIFQFPQGIEWGEGNIAYVVIGIAARSDEHLALLRQLTHVLGDEETAEKLAKLQDVKQFHAILMGEQEYRMSADLLSLAVDSESLLTLTAINAGKLQQQSAVNHQFVSEVIATPALPLGGGLWVTDAVVGNEKNAVAFSRAKKAFQNNGKTVHAVLTIAAINDQINPLLARLLEPQVQQTLLQGNATQIVSALNGEAPAQAVNEAAAPVEANQTNSAAVGRVVGTFTVRNEHGLHARPSAVLVNEVKKFTAKITVQNLTRGSDAVSAKSLMKIVALGVTQGHRLRFVAEGEDAQAAIEALGKVIAEGLGESVSALPPQEADSIEVIGVPTAPAAEKSAVENSAENATGTENSVEGIFVIQNEHGLHARPSAILVNEVKKYNAAVTVQNLDRDSQPVSAKSLMKIVALGTVKGHRLRFVATGEQAQQAIDGIGAVIAAGLGE